The following proteins are encoded in a genomic region of Vicugna pacos chromosome 16, VicPac4, whole genome shotgun sequence:
- the EIF1 gene encoding eukaryotic translation initiation factor 1 yields MSAIQNLHSFDPFADASKGDDLLPAGTEDYIHIRIQQRNGRKTLTTVQGIADDYDKKKLVKAFKKKFACNGTVIEHPEYGEVIQLQGDQRKNICQFLVEIGLAKDDQLKVHGF; encoded by the exons ATGTCCGCTATCCAGAACCTCCACTCTTTCG ACCCCTTTGCTGATGCAAGTAAGGGTGATGATCTGCTTCCTGCTGGCACTGAAGATTATATCCATATAAGAATTCAACAGAGAAACGGCAGGAAAACCCTTACCACTGTCCAAGGGATCGCTGATGATTACGATAAAAAGAAATTGGTGAAGGCGTTTAAGAAG AAATTTGCCTGCAATGGTACTGTAATTGAGCATCCAGAATATGGAGAAGTGATTCAGCTACAGGGTGACCAGCGCAAGAACATATGTCAGTTCCTCGTAGAG ATTGGACTGGCTAAGGACGACCAGCTGAAGGTTCATGGGTTTTAA